The genomic DNA TTATGTAGAACCTGCAAGTAGTGCATTTGATGCACAATCTGCTGAAATTAAAGAATTGCAAATGCAAATGGCTACTTTAGGTATCAGTACGCTATCACAACAAAAGTTTGTAGCGGAAAGTGCTGATGCTAGAAGATTAGATCGTGTTGATACTAACTCTATGTTGTCTATGGTTTCTATGGAGTTAGAGCAAAAGTTACAAAAAGCATTTAATTTATCTGCACAGTATGTAGGAATCGAACCACCTGAAGTAAAGATCAGTAGAGACTTTGATATTGAAAGATTAATTGGACAGGATGTAACAGCATTAACAGCTTTATTCGATCAACAAGTTATTGATAGAGAAGAATTTAGACAGATATTGGTACAAGGAGAAGTATTACCTGCTGCAAATGAAGAAAAGGAACAGACAGATGATGTTAAAGAAGAGCCAAAACGTGAAGGTGCAACTTCAGAGCAAGTTGATAAACTAATTAACGCTTTGATAAAAGATGGCAACTAAAGAAGATTTAAGTTTAGCTCAAGTTACAGCGTTAGTTCGCTTAAAAAATAAAATTGATTCGCTGCCAAAACCTATTGATGGTAAGAATGGTAAACCTGGAACTCAAGGCCCGACAGGACCTAAAGGTGATAAAGGTGTTCAAGGATCTAAAGGTGAACAGGGAGTTAAAGGTAATAAAGGTGAACAAGGTAAAGAAGGTCAAAGAGGACCTGAAGGACCTAAAGGAATAAAAGGAGATCCTGGTAATAAAATTATTAGTGGATCAAAACAACCAGAACCTACACAGGGAGATGAAGGTGATTTTTATGTACAAAAGAAACCATTAGTATTTTATGGACCAAAACGATTAGAAAACTGGGGAGATGGAATACCTTTATCAAAAGAACCTAAAGATGATAAAGATAGTTCTTTAACATTAGCTGGAATTTTACCTCAAGGAGATACAGGATCTGGAAGTAGTGCAACTGTAGCAGTAGGAACTACAACTACAGGAAATGCTGGAACAAGTGCAAGTGTTACAAATACAGGAACAAGTAGTGCTGCTGTTTTTAACTTTACAATTCCTAGAGGAACTAACGGTACAAATGGAACTAATGGTACAGATGGTAGCGATGGAAGTGATGGAGCGACAGGTGCTACTGGAGCAGCAGGTAGTGCAGCGACAATAGCGATAGGAAGTGTAAGTACAGGAGCAGCAGGTTCTAGTGCTTCTGTTACAAATGTAGGAACAGCAAATGCTGCTGTCTTAACATTTAGTATCCCAAGAGGTAATGCTGGAAGTGATGCTACTGTTACTGCTGGTAGTGGAATATCTGTATCAAGTGGAGAAGTTTCTATTGCAACTAATGCGGTTATAGACGGGGGAAGTTTTTAGTATTACAATGATATTAAAGTAATTCATTTTATGTCTAAACATCTTGACTACGTTGAACAAGCTGATGGAACTTTTAAGTGGCAATTAGCAGAAATTCCTGCAATTAAAACTAATCCAGTTGAAACTAAAACAGTAAAAAAAGAAACAAAGAAACCTGTTTCTAAGAAAAAATCTACAAGTGCATTATCTGAATAAATTATGGCAATCGAAGAAAAAGTAGTTCAGCCTGAGTCTGTGACTTCTGCTGATCAGTCTGTGACTGAAACTCCTTCACAAACAAAAACACAACCACAAGCACCTGATCTTACTTCTGTAAAAGCAGAATATGAAGCAAAACTAGCTGCTGCTCATAAAGAAGCTGCTGAAGCTGAAGAAAAATTTAAAGGTGCAAAATCTAAATTAGATGAAGTTTATAAAAAGAAAGAAGAACAACGTACCAAAGAATTAGAAGATCAAGGTCAATGGAAAACATTGTGGGAAGAAGCTAATAAAACAGCACAGGAAAAAGATCAAAAGATTACTACATTAGCTCAACAATTAGAAGATATGAAAACTTCTAATGAAGTAGCTTCTACAAGAACAAAAGCATTAGCAGCTATTAGTAATCTTGGAGCGATAAACGCAGAACAAACCTTATCATTACTACAAGGAAAACTACAGAAAAGTTCTAACGGAGAAGTGGTTGTATTAAATGGCGGTGTAGAACAAGATCTTAATACTTATCTTGCAAGTCTTAAAAATCCTGGTAGTGGTTGGGAACATCATTTTAATCCAAGTAATAAATCAGGAATGGGAGCAAAGCCAAGTCCTGTGGCAAATGTGTCAGGAGGATCAGATAATCCTTGGAAGAGTGGAAATTTGACGCAACAGCTTATAATGGAGAGTGAGAACCCTGAACTCTCAGCCGTGCTGAAGAGGGAAGCTCAATCTTAAATAGTTAATTTCTGTGAAATTAATTCCTTAGTCTGTGGCTAGGGTATCGCAAAACTTAAAAAGGTAAATCTGAATGGCTGCTCCGTTTCAGAATTATACTGGCGGTGTCCTACTAGCGGACATCGTTAAGAGAAATAATTTCAGCACATACGTTTCCGAAGCAATTAAAGAACGTAGTGCATTTGTTAAATCTGGTGCTATCACTCGTAATTCATTAATGGATGCAAGTGAAGGTGGTACTAAAATCCAAGTTCCTGAGTTTAACCCAATTGCTCCAACAGAAGAAATTCTTACTGGTGCTGCAAACTGGGGTACTTCTGGTGCTGGTTATTTAACACCACAAAAAATTGGTACAGCAACACAGATTGCAACCATTTGTCATAGAGCATTTTCATATGCTGTAGACGATGTTGCTATTTTGGCTGCTGGTGAAGATCCTATGGGTCATATCAGAAACCAATTAGCTGATGCTATCAACAAACTAAACAACGCTAGATTATTTTCACATTTAGCTGGTTTATTTGGTACTGCACTTGGATCTAACAAGTTAGACGTAGCAAAAGGTGCTTCTGGTACTGCTCTAGAAGCTAACTTTTTAACAGCTTCAACAGTTGCAAGAGCAAGAAACTTGCTTGGAGAACGTGGTGATGACTTAGACATCCTTATTGTTCATCCATCAGTTGCTTACTACTTGTATCAAGTTGGATTGTTAACTTTCTCTACTTCTGCTTTATCTACTGGAACAGGTATCCAGTGGGGTGGCGGTGGTGTTGGTGTCAGTGCAAGATCCATCGGTGAATTTGCTGGCTGCCAAGTTGTAGTTGACTCTGCTGTTAACACAGTTGCACCTTCTAGCACATCTGGTCATCAGGTAGAGTTCTTCTGTTACTTAACAACAGCAGGTACAATTCTTGAAGGTCAGCAACAGGCACTAAGAATCGAAGCTGAAAGAAACATTCTTTCTAAGCAAGATGTTATGTCTGTTGATTATCACACTGCATATCATGTTATGGGTACTAAGTGGAATGATGCTGCTGACAACCCAACTAATGCGAACTTAGCGACAGCTAACAAGTGGGCAATCACATATGATGCTGACTTAATTCCATTGGTTCAGTTAACAGTTAACACACCTCTTGATACTTCAACTTATTAATTGTATTATTAAGTTGCAAAAGCAAAGCAGTAAAGAACCTCATCAATTATTGGTGGGGTTTTTTCTTTACGCTACAATAAAACTAAATTACTTTATAGATCGTGGCAGCAACTATAACAGCAACATTATCAAGTGCTACTGCAAATAGCTATGTCACATTGGCAGAAGCTAATACTTATTTTGAAACCGTTCCAGATTCAAGCACTTGGACAAATAAAACAGATGACCAAAAGAATAGAGCATTAATAGCAGCTACCAGATGGATCGACAGTTTAGTTTTTTATGGAGACAGATGTGATAATGGTCAGGCATTAAAGTTTCCAAGAAATAATTATGCGGTAGATGATGTTGAACTAGCTTGCACAGCTATTCCAAATAATATTAAGTATGCTCAATACGAATTATCTAGAGCATTGGCAAATGACACCGAAGCTATGACAGGTAATACAGGAACAGATGGTAACTTCTCTGAAGTAAAGCTAGGTGATATTGAAGTTAAGTACAATACAGATAGCCAGGGAACTGGTTCCGTAAATAATATTATGGATGTTTACCCGTGGTTACAAAGTTACCTTGGAGCATATATGCTAGGTGGAGCAGGAGCTTTTCAAATGAGAGTGGTTAGAGGATAATGGCAGGTCAACTAGATACAGTACTAAAAAATGTTGCCAAACAGGTTGTGTCTCAACTTGGGAACGCATTAGACTCATCAATTATTTACACTCGAAAGGGTATATCTAGCTATGACACAGACTCAGGTGAATATATAACCATAGATACAACTTATGAAATCAAGGTTCCTATAGAATTTGTACAATCCAGTGAAGAATCAGGATTTCAAGAAAATATAGCAAGGCTATACATAACACCAGATTTAATAGGCGATAGCCAACCACTACTCCAAGATGAAATAACTCTTACATTTTCTGGATCTACAAGAGGAGCTAAGATAACAGATATTCGCACGTTAAAAGGTGCTCAAGAATATCTATTCCGTATTGACGTTATCTTCTAATGACTTTAGTAAAAGCAAGAGCAGCATTTGAAAACGCTATAAAAGATGCAGTATCGGATGCTGACCCAACTGTAACTGTAGTTTTTGATAATACTCCGTTCAACACCCCAGGTCTAAACAAAAAGTATGTGATGGTTAGTTTGGATTTTACGCAAGCAACTACACAACCTCAAGGATCAGCCCAAACTTACTACAGTGGTTCTATAAGTTGTGGAGTTATGACCCCAAAAAACAAAGGAACAGGAAGTGCATCCGCAGTAGCAGAATCAGTTATCACAGGCTTAACATCAATAAACACTTCTACTTATGTAGATAAATTTGCAGTATCTCCCCGTGTATCACAATTAGCTGGACCGACAACTGTAAACAATGAACAAGATAGCCATTTTTTAAGTGCTATCACCTGCACTTTTACTGCTAATGGCTAAAGACATATCATTCTTAACAAAAGATCTTGAAGATCATATATTAAAGGCGAAAAAAAGTGCTGCTGCTGAAATAGCCTATAAATTACAATTTTTTGCTCCCTGGTGGACAGGTAGTTCTGCTAAAAGTTGGAAGATATCTGCAAGTCCAGTGCAACCTACAAAAGTAGTAAATAAAAAAGTAGGTAAGTTTCGTTTTGAACTTGGATCTAAAGTAGGTGGTCCAGTGCCAAAACAAACAGCTAGAGTTCCCGTAAAAAGAAAATCTGTATTTACGTCTCTAAATCAACCTGTCTACATAGGAAACGAAATAAATTATGCAGGGTTTACTATAAATAATAAAAATGCAAAAATTCCTGTAAATGGCTTGGGAATAATAGCTTACGAAGATATAGGAAAAACAGCAAAGAGCCCTTTAACTTTTACCTACACTCCACAGTGGTACAGAATATACACTAAAAACAAAGTTATATTATCTGATATAAATATTGCATTTATTGGAACGAGTAAAAGATTTACAAGTAATATGCCGAGTGTCTACGGTTGAGTTATACTACAAGAATAGATACATTTTTTTATGTCACCAGTAAGAGCAATAGACAAACTGAAGCAAGCCTTCAATGTCGAAGAACGCAGTAGCTACTCAGTTTTTAAAGGGGATGAGCTTATCTTAAAAATCTTTTGGTCGCCTCTTACAATAGCCGATAGAGATACCATAAACAGTACACTAATAGCTATGAACAAAGGTCAAGATGAAGGCAGCCTTGACTTTGCATTACAAGTTATTGTTACAAAAGCAGAAGACGAAACAGGTACAAAGATGTTTACATCAGGAGATTTACCAGCACTTAGAAGAGAAATACCTTTAGCTGTCCTACTGGACATAATGACTAAAATGCAAGGAGTGGGCGAGGAGGAAAGCCCCGATGCCGTAAAAAGCTAAGTTAGAAAAAGACAGTTTTGTATTCTTACAATTTTTTGTAGCAGAAAAATTAGGTTATACACACAGGGAAATAAGAGAAAAAATGTCAGCCCAAGAACTGTTTGCTTGGAACGCATACTTTCAAATAAAAGTAGAACAAGAGAACAAAGCATACGATGACGCACGAAAACAAGCCCAAATGCGTAAGGTACGCTAAACTTTTAATATCTGATTAATTTTTTGGTGGCTGGTTCAAATTACAGCGTAAATATAACTTTAGATACCTCAAAAGTAGAAGGTAAGATAAAAACGCTGGAAAAAAGAATAGCAACATTTAGAAAAAATTTAGCGAAGCCTTTAAAAATATCTGCTGATACTCTAAAAGTAGAAAAAGAAAAACTAAAAATGCAAGATGCTCAACGGGCATCCATGATTCAGACTAGAAAAATAGGAGATTTAATAGAAAAACAGAAAGAGCAAGGTTTAAAAGTAGACAAAGCAAGAGCACATATAAGAAGGGCTGCTGTTTTAGACAATCAAAAGCTATTTAAAGCAGCAGAAATCCAAAGAAAATTAGCAATGGAAGAGTTGAAGATTGAACAAAATGAATTAAGGGTAAAACAAAAACAAACAGAAGAGCTTGCAAAGCAAAATCAACTTCAAAAACAATTAGCTTCAGGTAAGTTTGCAACTATAGGCCCAGGTGGTATAGGACCACAATTTGCTAGTTCTACTCTTCCCACTGAATCTGGACTGAACTTTGATAAAAGAACAGGCAAACTATTAAGAGGAAGCCCAGGATCTAGCCCAAATACATTACGAAATTTAGGTAGAAGATTTGATAAACAGAGTGCTCTTATAAGTGGTGGTTTTCCTTTGCTATTCGGGCAAGGTCCGTTGGGTGCTCTTGCTGGTGGTTTAGGT from Flavobacteriales bacterium TMED191 includes the following:
- a CDS encoding DUF4055 domain-containing protein — translated: YVEPASSAFDAQSAEIKELQMQMATLGISTLSQQKFVAESADARRLDRVDTNSMLSMVSMELEQKLQKAFNLSAQYVGIEPPEVKISRDFDIERLIGQDVTALTALFDQQVIDREEFRQILVQGEVLPAANEEKEQTDDVKEEPKREGATSEQVDKLINALIKDGN
- a CDS encoding collagen-like protein encodes the protein MATKEDLSLAQVTALVRLKNKIDSLPKPIDGKNGKPGTQGPTGPKGDKGVQGSKGEQGVKGNKGEQGKEGQRGPEGPKGIKGDPGNKIISGSKQPEPTQGDEGDFYVQKKPLVFYGPKRLENWGDGIPLSKEPKDDKDSSLTLAGILPQGDTGSGSSATVAVGTTTTGNAGTSASVTNTGTSSAAVFNFTIPRGTNGTNGTNGTDGSDGSDGATGATGAAGSAATIAIGSVSTGAAGSSASVTNVGTANAAVLTFSIPRGNAGSDATVTAGSGISVSSGEVSIATNAVIDGGSF